A DNA window from Providencia huaxiensis contains the following coding sequences:
- a CDS encoding iron-containing alcohol dehydrogenase, whose translation MNNFEFYNPTRIIFGEGKISELDRVVPKNAKVLILFGGESARKTGTLSEVEQALGSRTFDHFGGIEANPRYETLIKAVDKIEKEGFDFLLAVGGGSVIDGVKFVAAAVNYPGDKWEVVTNRGATIKTALPFGTVLTLPATGSEMNKGSVITREELHSKLAFMSDHVFPQFSILDPVKTYTLPTRQISNGVVDAFVHVIEQYLTYPVNAYVQDAFAEGLLKTLIEIGPKALETPKDYDIRANLMWTATLALNGLIGVGVPQDWSTHMLGHEITVLYGLDHAQTLAIVLPSMLAERLPQKQAKLAQYAERVWGITSGSEQEKALKSIELTRAFFEKMQVGTRFSDYQLTQDVIEPLINSLAAHDMVKLGEHQDIDLVVSRRVYTAAL comes from the coding sequence ATGAACAATTTCGAATTTTATAACCCCACTCGTATCATTTTTGGTGAAGGTAAAATCAGCGAACTTGACAGAGTTGTCCCTAAAAATGCTAAGGTTCTTATTTTATTTGGCGGTGAAAGTGCAAGAAAAACAGGAACCTTGAGCGAAGTTGAGCAAGCTTTAGGGTCTCGAACATTCGACCATTTTGGTGGGATTGAGGCTAATCCTCGCTATGAAACCTTGATCAAAGCTGTCGATAAAATTGAAAAAGAAGGCTTTGATTTTTTACTAGCTGTGGGTGGCGGTTCCGTCATTGATGGCGTTAAATTTGTCGCTGCTGCGGTAAATTATCCAGGCGATAAATGGGAAGTGGTCACAAACAGAGGTGCGACCATAAAAACTGCGCTGCCTTTTGGTACAGTATTAACATTACCTGCTACAGGTTCTGAAATGAACAAAGGTTCTGTGATCACTCGTGAAGAACTGCATTCTAAACTTGCTTTTATGAGCGACCATGTATTTCCTCAATTCTCTATTCTTGACCCAGTAAAAACCTATACTTTACCGACTCGCCAAATCAGTAATGGCGTTGTTGACGCTTTCGTTCATGTTATTGAACAATATTTAACTTATCCAGTGAATGCCTACGTTCAAGATGCATTTGCAGAAGGTTTATTAAAAACATTAATAGAAATTGGCCCTAAAGCTCTTGAGACACCAAAAGATTATGATATTCGTGCCAATTTAATGTGGACGGCTACGTTGGCTTTAAATGGTTTAATCGGTGTTGGTGTTCCACAAGACTGGTCTACACATATGTTAGGCCATGAAATCACTGTGCTGTATGGTTTGGATCATGCACAAACACTCGCTATTGTTCTGCCATCTATGTTGGCCGAAAGATTACCACAGAAACAAGCTAAGTTAGCACAATATGCTGAACGAGTTTGGGGAATTACATCTGGTTCAGAGCAAGAGAAAGCATTAAAATCTATCGAGTTAACTCGAGCATTCTTTGAAAAAATGCAAGTAGGCACACGTTTTAGTGACTACCAGCTGACTCAAGATGTTATTGAACCATTAATCAACAGCTTGGCTGCACACGATATGGTGAAATTAGGCGAGCACCAAGATATTGACCTAGTGGTTAGCCGTCGCGTATATACGGCTGCACTGTAA
- a CDS encoding MFS transporter, with translation MNKHQIIALVVLLLAGFVTIFDLFVVNVAIVSIEKSLNANLTELTLIIVGYELAFGLLLITGGRLGDIYGKRTLYRLGMVFFVISSALCAVAPTAGILVLARCIQGLSAALLFPQVYSSIHVNFEGAQAKKAFGYLGMTLGLAAIAGQALGGWLITMNVLELGWRMIFLINIPIGAVAIGLSHYLYEGKKLSVNLDWYGVVLSSIGIAMVLFPLLMLPIWGWTWLCSGLLLMGSLILLLFIVWERKLERANKVPLLSIQLLFNKAYVIGLFTVLCVYATSSAFPLLTSILLQRGFGLTPLDSGLIFVPASIGFVLSSLLTPKWTNCLGDKVIVGGAIGYGLSYLLFIGLLFIVTPTTNLNIITPALFLIGFTQGMIMTPMLNLILSRVNSTFSGMASGVMATLQQVGAALGATVASVIMQYSLLASSYENAFLQLKASVINSLYFNMVMASCAGLLLWCLVNNNKKLKV, from the coding sequence ATGAACAAGCATCAAATTATTGCATTGGTGGTCTTATTACTAGCTGGTTTTGTGACAATTTTTGACTTATTTGTTGTTAATGTTGCAATTGTCAGTATTGAAAAATCATTAAATGCAAACTTAACGGAATTAACACTAATTATTGTTGGTTATGAACTAGCATTTGGTTTGTTATTGATAACAGGAGGGAGATTAGGAGACATATATGGAAAAAGAACATTGTATCGACTAGGTATGGTATTTTTTGTTATTTCATCTGCATTATGTGCGGTCGCTCCTACTGCGGGAATTCTAGTGCTCGCGCGTTGTATTCAAGGGTTATCTGCTGCTTTATTATTTCCACAAGTTTATTCCAGTATTCATGTGAATTTTGAAGGAGCACAAGCTAAAAAAGCGTTTGGTTATCTAGGTATGACATTAGGTCTTGCTGCCATCGCTGGGCAGGCTTTAGGGGGCTGGCTGATTACTATGAATGTTCTAGAATTGGGCTGGCGAATGATATTTTTAATTAATATCCCGATTGGTGCTGTAGCTATAGGGCTGTCCCATTACTTATATGAGGGGAAAAAACTGAGTGTTAATTTAGATTGGTATGGCGTTGTACTATCCAGTATAGGAATTGCTATGGTTCTGTTTCCTTTACTGATGTTGCCAATTTGGGGATGGACATGGCTCTGTAGTGGTTTATTACTCATGGGCAGTTTAATTCTGTTACTGTTTATTGTTTGGGAACGAAAGCTGGAACGCGCAAATAAAGTGCCATTATTGAGTATCCAGCTACTTTTTAATAAAGCTTATGTGATTGGTCTATTTACCGTTTTATGTGTTTATGCGACATCATCTGCCTTTCCTTTATTAACATCCATACTATTACAACGTGGGTTTGGCTTAACGCCGTTAGACTCTGGATTGATCTTTGTGCCCGCAAGTATCGGCTTTGTACTATCTTCATTATTAACGCCCAAATGGACTAATTGTTTAGGGGATAAGGTTATTGTGGGCGGGGCAATTGGCTATGGTTTGAGCTATTTGCTATTCATTGGATTACTGTTCATTGTTACTCCAACAACCAATCTAAATATTATTACGCCGGCATTATTTCTTATTGGGTTTACCCAAGGAATGATTATGACCCCTATGTTGAACTTAATTTTATCACGGGTTAATTCAACATTTTCAGGAATGGCATCAGGCGTTATGGCGACATTACAACAAGTCGGGGCTGCTTTAGGGGCAACAGTGGCTTCTGTTATTATGCAATATAGCTTATTGGCTTCTTCATACGAAAATGCTTTTCTGCAGTTAAAAGCATCTGTGATTAATAGCCTGTATTTCAATATGGTTATGGCATCATGTGCAGGACTATTATTATGGTGCTTAGTTAATAATAACAAAAAATTAAAAGTGTAG
- a CDS encoding helix-turn-helix transcriptional regulator, with protein MKDRQRTRPELADFLKNKRESVSPEQLGLPRSTRRRTSGLRREEVAALAGVGLTWYTWLEQGRDIGVSNQFLDNLSKALLLNSAERQHLYLLTQNREPTATGQTEHHVPAAITRMINDFPSDYLCYVLNLHWDVLAFNALADKYFHFSSAEPYYCNFLYLLFMDERYQTRFPNWPLVTQQLLASFRRDYARTKNNPHIQKLVNTLSSKSDYFNTLWNKHEIYQPCTGIREISYQNCTQHYDYTSLTFDIDKGNRLLVYMPKKQKL; from the coding sequence ATGAAAGATAGACAAAGAACTCGTCCAGAACTTGCTGATTTTCTTAAAAATAAACGTGAAAGTGTTTCACCTGAACAACTCGGCTTACCTAGAAGCACTCGGCGTAGAACCTCGGGGTTACGGCGTGAAGAAGTCGCCGCTCTTGCTGGAGTTGGTCTAACTTGGTATACATGGCTAGAACAAGGTAGAGATATTGGCGTTTCTAACCAATTTTTGGATAACCTTTCGAAGGCTCTACTATTAAATAGCGCTGAACGACAGCACCTTTATTTACTTACACAAAATAGAGAACCCACAGCGACTGGCCAGACTGAACATCATGTTCCTGCCGCAATAACTCGAATGATAAATGACTTTCCTTCAGACTATCTTTGTTATGTTCTCAACTTACACTGGGATGTACTTGCTTTTAACGCATTGGCTGATAAATACTTCCATTTTTCAAGCGCAGAGCCCTACTATTGTAATTTTCTCTATTTGCTGTTTATGGATGAACGCTACCAAACTCGTTTTCCTAATTGGCCTCTTGTCACACAACAATTGTTAGCCAGTTTCCGACGCGACTATGCTCGGACGAAAAACAACCCTCACATTCAAAAACTGGTTAATACCTTAAGCTCAAAATCAGATTACTTTAATACCTTATGGAATAAACATGAAATTTATCAACCTTGTACGGGAATTCGTGAAATAAGTTACCAAAACTGCACTCAGCACTATGACTATACTTCGTTGACTTTTGATATAGACAAAGGAAATCGGCTTCTAGTTTATATGCCAAAAAAGCAAAAACTTTAA